ATGCAGGGCTTATTGCCGGAAATGGTGCTCGTAAACGTCGAGAAAAGCTTGGTATCTTGCTGCGAATTGGGTATTGTAATGGAAAGCAGTTATATCATCGTTTAACAATTTTTCATGTGACGAAAGAAGAGTTTCGCGACGCGATGAAACAAGTGTTACAGGAGGAAAACAATGAATAAAGATATCTCAACCCCGAACCGAACGAAAGAAATTTTACAGAAATACGGGTTTACTTTTAAAAAAAGTTTTGGTCAAAACTTTTTAATTGACCAAAATATTTTACGAAATATCGTTGGTCATGCAACGATTACAGACGAGTCTGGTGTCATTGAAATTGGACCGGGAATTGGGGCGCTTACGGAACAAATTGCGAAACAAGCAAAAAAAGTAGTCGCATTTGAAATAGACCCTCGTTTAATCCCTATTTTAGAAGAGACACTGACACCATATCCGCATGTAACGGTGTTGTTACAAGATGTGTTAAAAGCAAATGTAAAAGAAGTAATAGAACGAGAATTCGAAGGAATCGAAGATATTATGGTCGTTGCAAATTTACCTTATTACGTAACAACCCCAATTTTAATGAAATTGCTAATAGAAGAATTGCCAATCCGTGGCATTGTTGTGATGATCCAAAAAGAAGTAGCAGATCGTTTAAGCGCTGTTCCTGGCACGAAAGACTACAATTCCTTATCCATTGCGGTTCAGTACTATGCTGACGTAGAAACGGTCATGAACGTGCCAAAAACGGTGTTTATTCCGCAACCAAACGTCGACTCTGCGGTCATTCGTTTAACGATGCGTAAAGAACCACCTGTACACGTACAAGATACCGAATTTTTATTTGCATTAGTACGTGCTTCTTTTGCCAATCGGAGAAAAACATTGTGGAATAACTTAGTGACGTTCTTTGGAAAAGAACAAAAAGACAAGTTAGCAGCGCTGTTAGAACAAGTGAATATCGACACAAAACGCCGCGGGGAAACGTTAACGATTGAAGAATTTGCTGTTCTTTCTGAAACGTTACTTCCGTTAAAAAAATAGGGGAAAGACTCACCATCTTTCTCCTATTTTCATATCGTATAGGAGAAAGGGAAGTGAGGTGGACGGCGTGCAGTTAAAAGTCGGAACAATGGTGGCTAGGAAATCTTACGGTTGTGATATTTTGTTTCGGATTACCGAGCTTGATTTTGAAAATAAAATAGCCATATTATGCGGGGAAGATATTCGTCTAGTAGCCGATGCCCCTTTTCATGATTTAGTATTTGTCGATGAAAGAGAAAAGCAAAAGCATAAAGAACTGGAAAAGAAACGACAAGATGAAACCATTCGTATGTTTCGGCAACATTACCGAGTTGTGCAAGAAAAAATGACTTATTTGGTGACCGATGAATATACGATGCAAAAATCGTTTTTTGAACTGCCTGGGCAAGTGCTTCATATTGACGGGGATGCGCATTACCTAAGCAAATGTGAAGAACTGTATAAAAAATTAGGTGTGCCCTTTATCGGATTTCATATGACGGAAGAAGAAATGGTAAAAAAAGTACCACCTTTATTTGAACAATACCAACCACACATTATTGTTATTACAGGGCACGATGCCTATTTGAAACAAAAAGGTGAAGTAGATGAGTTAAAAGCTTATCGGCATACGCGTTTTTTTATCGAAACGGTTAAAAAAATTCGAAAACGGACATTGCAATTAGATTATCCGATTATTTTTGCAGGGGCATGTCAGTCACATTTTGAAAAATTAATTCGAGCAGGAGCAAATTTTGCAAGTTCTCCTGCTCGAGTAAATATTCATGCACTAGACCCCGTCTATATTGCCGCAAAATGTAGTTATACGCCAATTACAGAGTACTTAAACGTGTGGGAAGTGTTAAAACATACGATTACAGGAGAAAAGGGAGTAGGCGGCATTGATACGAAAGGAACGCTTCGAACAGGGATGCCTTTTAAAAAGTAAAAGCAAGTGATGCACTTGCTTTTTTTTGTGCCAAAAAAATATTGTTCAAAATGATACATAAATTTCTTTTCCTGTAAGATACTAAAAATAATTTAAAAAATTTAAGAACATAATAAAAATAAATTGACAAAATCGAACCAATATTGATATAATTTTTTATTTAATTTGACGAAAAAGGGCTTTTCCTGTATACTATAAGTTAGTGAGGTGGGATGATTAATGGCAAAAACATTAGCAGAGATTAAGCGTAAGCTCGATGAACATGTTGGAAAAAGATTAACGTTAAAGGCAAACGGTGGCCGTCGTAAAACGATACAGCGTTCCGGTGTTTTAGAAGAAACATACCCTTCTGTATTTATTGTGAAGCTAGATCCAACAGAAAATGCATTCGAACGTGTATCTTATAGCTATGCTGATGTTTTAACTGAAACGGTCGAATTAACATTTCAAGCAAAATAATAGTGCGTGGTTTTGAGGTGGCAGTTGGCGGTAGTCTGACTGCTTTTTTCATGTTATAAATAGTCCTTTTTCGTCGTATATTAAGAAGGCATCGTAACTGATACACGAAAGGGGTCAACATCATGGCGAAGCGTGGAGTTATGAGCAATCAACTAAAAGAAGAAATTGCGAAAGAACTTGGCATTTATGATGTAGTACAAAAAGAAGGCTGGGGCGGTATTAAGGCAAGGGACGCAGGGAATATGGTAAAAAAAGCAATCGAAATGGCACAAAGACAACTGGACAACAAGCAATAATATCGAGGATTTTCCTCGATTTTTTTCGTTTATCCATTAGGTGTATTAGGAGGCTGTTTGTGAGCGAGTTCGCTCCATTTTGGTATAATCCAGTAGGGGATCGAGTTATAAGATGGATGGCTCCATGAGGAAAACCCGCCTTATTACTCTGTCGCTGAATGAGCCCATCTCCACTTTTTGTATAATCTAGTTGCGATGGGCTAACGACTTCCGCTATAAGTCAAAGCCCTCCAGAGGCAAAGAGGCGCCTCTTCCGGTCTTCGCCTTATAGCTCCGTCGTTGAACGAGCCCATCTCCACTTTTTGTATAATCCAGTTGCGATGGGCTAACGACTTCCGCTATAAGTCAAAGCCCTCCAGAGGCAAAGAGGCGCCTCTTCCGGTCTTCGCCTTATAGCTCCGTCGTTGAACGAGCCCATCTCCACTTTTTGTATGAAAATATAGTCGAATTTTCGTTGTCGTGGTATTATTTGTAGAAGTAGTCTTGAAAAAGTAGGTGAACTTATGAAGGTATCTGTAAAAGCACCAGCTAAGATTAATTTAGCGCTTGATGTACTTGGAAAACGACCGGACGGGTATCACGAAGTACATATGGTGATGACGACGATTGATTTAGCTGATCGAATTGAATTAATGGATTTAGGGGAAGATCGCATTACGTTAGTAACGGATTATCGTTTTGTCCCGGATGATAATCGCAATTTTGCTTATCAAGCTGCGAGATTGTTAAAAGAAAAGTTTCACATCACCCGTGGTGTTCAAATTACGATTGATAAATGTATTCCTGTTGCGGCTGGTTTAGCTGGTGGCAGCAGTGATGCTGCTGCTACGTTACGTGGGTTAAATAAATTGTGGAACTTACAACTATCTACACAGGAACTAGCAGAGCTTGGCAGTGAAATTGGCTCGGATGTGGCGTTTTGTGTTTATGGCGGTACTGCTATTGCATCTGGACGTGGAGAAAAGGTTGAACCAATTTCTTCTCCTCCACCTTGTTGGGTTGTGTTAGCAAAACCGAATATTGGCGTGTCAACAGCAGAAGTATACGGAAAAGTACAAATGGAGACGATTCAACATGCTAACGTTCGTGAAATGGTGCAAGCGATTGAAAAGCAAGATTATGAAGGAATTTGTGAACATTTAAGTAATTCCCTTGAAGCGATTACGATGGAATTACACCCAGAAGTAGAACAAATTAAAGAGCAAATGAGGCGGTTCGGAGCGGACGGTGTATTAATGAGCGGCAGTGGCCCGACTGTTTTTGCGTTAACAAAGTATGAATCACGTATGCAACGTATTTATAACGGACTTCGTGGCTTTTGTGATCAAGTGTATGCCGTTCGACTTTTAAGTGAGTCACCTCTTGAATAAATACGTATAAAAATGTTATATTATGCTTAAAATATTCGGATTTGGGGGGTAGACGGTTATGAAAATGCGTCGGAGCGGTAGATTAGTGGATATGACTTGTTATTTGTTGCAACATCCCCATGAATTAATTTCTCTTACTTTTTTTTCAGAACGTTACGAAGCAGCAAAGTCCTCTATTTCAGAAGACTTAGGGATTATTAAAACAAATTTTGAAACACAAGGAATCGGTTCGCTTATTACAATTGCAGGAGCGGCAGGTGGGGTAAAATACATACCATTAATGAGTGAAGAAGAGTCGAATGAAGTGATTCAAGTGCTATCAGAAAAACTTGAAGATCCAGAACGACTTTTACCTGGCGGCTATTTGTATTTGACGGATTTATTAGGAGATCCGAAATTAATGAATCGGGCAGGACGGTTGTTAGCTTCCTTTTTTGCTAACCAGGACATTGAGTATGTGATGACTGTTGCAACAAAAGGGATTCCATTAGCATATACAGTAGCATCTTATTTAGATGTTCCGATGGTAATTGTTCGACGAGATAATAAAGTAACAGAAGGCTCGACAGTAAGTATTAACTACGTGTCTGGCTCGACAAAAAGAATTCAAACGATGGTGCTTGCACGTCGCAGCTTACCACAAGGTTCTAACGTATTAATTATTGATGACTTTATGAAAGCTGGTGGTACCATCCAAGGAATGGTTAATTTACTCGAAGAATTTAATGCCAATGTATGTGGGATTGGTGTACTAGTGGAAGCGGATTCAGAAGATGCTGACGTAGAAGAACGGTTAGTCGACGACTACATTTCACTAGTAAAGCTTGAAAAGGTAGATGTGAAAAAGAAAGAAATTTCAGCAGTCCCAGGGAACGTGCTCCAACATTACGAAAAATTATTAGATCGTACAAAATGATCATAGGCACTCTTCTTTTTTACAAAAGAAGAGTGTTTTTTGTTTGGATTGTCTCCGCTTTTCGTTGTCTAGCTGCGTTGGGCTAACGACTTCCGCTTTTGGTTGTCCATCTTCGGTGGGCTAACGACTTCCGCTTTTGGTTGTCCATCTTCGGTGGGCTAACGACTGCCGTAATAAGTCCCCCGATTCCAGAGGCAAAGAGACGCCTCTTCCATCGTGTGCCTTATTACTCTGTCGATGGACGAGCCCACCTTCGCTTTTCTTGTTGTCCAGCTCCGGGCGTTAGGGACTCGAATCATAAGACAGCTTGCTCCATGAGGAAAGACCACTTCATTCCGCAAGCTGTCTTATGCTTGTCGCCCCTGATCAAGCGCCCTCCGCTTTTCTTCTTTTTTATAAATTTTTTAAAATTTTTAATTTTAAGAAGGATTTTTTGTGCAATTGTGGAATATGTACACACAGACGTTTTTATTAAAGCATGAAGGTGGTGAAGTAAGTGGAAGTGACTGACGTTAGATTACGCCGTGTCAATACGGAAGGACGTATGCGAGCAATCGCCTCCATTACGCTTGATCATGAATTTGTAGTTCATGATATCCGTGTGATTGATGGTAATAATGGTTTATTTGTTGCAATGCCTAGTAAACGTACGCCAGATGGTGAGTTCCGTGACATTGCACACCCGATTAATTCGAATACTCGTGGTAAAATTCAAGAAGCTGTGTTAGCTGAATATCATCGTGTCGGAGAAGCAGAATTAGAAGAAGCTGGAGCTTCATAATAAAAGAATAAAGAAATACATAGAAGGGGTCTAGTTTATCAAAACTAGGCCTTTTTTTCTTTTTTCCTCTTAAAGCAGAAAGTCTCTTACTCTCAAACGATGGATAGATGGGGATGGATGGCAAGTATGGGTTGAAAAGCTGTAGTTTTTAGGATATATTCATTAGTGGATAAAATGCGAGATTTTTAGTAAAAAAACGCTTATTTAAAAGGAATTTTTTGTGTATTTCTTTTGGAAAAAGAGATGCTTTTATCCACGGTTATTCTCTTCTTTTTTGTACGTAAAAAAAAGAAGAAAATAGTAAAAAAACAGCTTGTATCCGTGAATGCTTGCGGGTTTGGTTAGTGGAGCTTATCTCGCTTTTTGCAAGAGTCACGTAAATTGTAAGATAGAGTATTACTTGCCTTTTTAGCGGGGAGATCTTGACTTTTGGAGGGTTAGTTATGACAAAGCGATTTGCGGTAATTTTAGCCGCTGGACAGGGAACAAGAATGAAATCCAAACTTTACAAAGTATTGCATAAAGTTTGCGGAAAACCAATGGTAGAACATGTTGTAGATCAAGTAGCAGGGTTAAATTGCGAAAAAATTGTCACGATTGTCGGTTTCGGTGCTGAAAAAGTAAAAGAGCGACTAGGTGACCGCGTAGAATATGCATTTCAAGAAGAACAATTAGGAACAGGCCATGCTGTTTTAATGGCAAAAGAAAACCTTGCACAATATGAAGGAGAAACATTAGTTGTGTGTGGAGATACGCCGCTTATTACGAAAGAAACAATGGAAGCGCTACTAAACACGCACAAACAAAGAGGGGCAAAAGCAACAATTTTAACTGCAAAAATGGACCAACCAACTGGATACGGACGAATTATCCGCAATGAACAAGGGTTCGTTGAACGTATCGTGGAAGAAAAAGATGCGACGCCAGAAGAAAAAGCAGTAACAGAAATCAACACAGGTACGTATTGTTTCGATAATCGTTACTTATTTGAAACGTTGAAAAAAGTAGGCAATGATAATGCACAAGGAGAATATTACTTGCCAGACGTTATTGGAATTTTAAAAAATGAAGGAGAAACCATTGCTGCTTACGTTACACCATCTTTTGAAGAAACAATCGGTGTAAATGACCGCATAGCGTTATCTGTTGCAGAAAAAATAATGAAACAACGTATAAACGAAAACCATATGCGTCAAGGTGTGACGATTATTGACCCGAATACAACGTATATCGGCGCGGACGTTCAAATTGGTCGTGATACGATTATTTATCCAAACACTATGCTTTCTGGTCGCGTTACAATCGGAGAAGATTGCCAAATTGGTCCGAATACAGAAATTGAAAACGCTACAATTGGCGATGAAACTGTTATTCGTCAATCGGTTGTAGAAGATAGCTCGGTAGGAAAACGAGTTAAAATTGGTCCTTTTGCTCATCTTCGTCCTGCTTCTGATATTTCCGACGATGTGAAAATTGGAAACTTCGTTGAAATTAAAAAATCAGTGTTGAAACAAGGGGCAAAAGCATCCCACTTAAGTTATATTGGTGATGCTGAAATTGGGGAAAATGTAAACCTAGGTTGTGGTTCGATTACCGTTAACTATGATGGTGTCCATAAGTTTAAAACGATTGTAGAAGATGACGCCTTTATCGGATGTAATTCTAATTTAATTGCACCAGTTCGTATTGAAAAAGGAGCGTACGTTGCTGCTGGTTCAACAATCACCAACGATGTTCCGCACGGTGCGCTATCGATTGCACGTGCTAGACAAACGAATAAAGAAGGCTACGCAGAAAAAATAAATCAAAAGAAAAATTCTTAAGCGGAGGGAACCCGACTAATGACTTCTTTAAATAATGACTCTCACTTTAAAGTATTAACATTAAGTTCAAATCCAGAGCTTGCACACGAAATTGTGGAACACATTGGTGTGAAAATGGCAAAAAGTACGAGTAAAACATTTAGTGACGGAGAAATCCAAATTAACATTGAAGAAAGCGTTCGTGGTTGTGACGTATATGTCATTCAATCTACATGCCAACCGGTAAATGACAATTTAATGGAATTACTAATTATGTTAGATGCCTTAAAACGTGCATCTGCCAAAACTATTAACGTTGTTATTCCATACTATGGGTACGCTCGTCAAGACCGGAAAGCACGTGCTCGCGAGCCAATTACAGCGAAATTGGTTGCCAATATCATCGAAACAGCAGGTGCGACTCGTGTTATTACTTGTGATTTACATGCAACGCAAATTCAAGGCTTTTTTGACATTCCAGTAGATCAACTATTAGGTGTACCGATTTTAGCGGATTATTTTGAAGAACAAAACTTAGAAGATATTGTCGTTGTTTCTCCAGACCATGGCGGTGTAACACGCGCGCGTAAAATGGCAGATCGTTTAAAATCACCGATTGCTATTATCGACAAACGTCGCCCTCGTCCAAACGTGGCTGAGGTGATGAATATTGTTGGCAATGTAGAAGGAAAAACGTGTATTTTAGTCGATGATATTATCGATACAGCAGGTACGATTACATTAGCGGCTAATGCGCTAATTGAAAGCGGTGCAAAAGAAGTGTATGCATGTTGTACACATCCTGTTTTATCAGGTCCTGCTATTGAACGCATTGAAAATTCAAAAATTAAAAAAATGGTCGTTTTAAATACAATTCCACTACCCGAAGAAAAGAAAATTGAAAAAATTGTCCAATTATCAGTTGCTGAATTGATGGCAGAAGCGATAGTTCGTGTTCAAAATAAGATGTCAGTAAGCAAGCTTTTTGACTAAATACAAAAAGAGGGTTATAATTTTCCATAATAGGGTACTCCTATAAATACGGTAAGGAATAAAAACTGGAAGGTGATTTTTAAATGTCTACTACAATAGTAGCAAGTCCGAGAAAAGATACGAAACGTTCAACTGTAAAAGCGCTTCGTAAGGAAGGAAAAATCCCGGCAGTCGTTTATGGAAAAAACCTAGACACTCAAGCGATTGCAGTTGATGGCCTAGAGCTAAATAAAACATTACGTGAACATGGTCGAAATGCTTTGTTAAGTTTACAAACATCAGACGGTCAAACCCATGCAGTATTAGTTCAAGAAGTTCAAACTGATTCTATTAAGCGTAACTGGATTCATGTAGACTTCCATAAGGTAAGTATGACCGAAAAAATTGATATTGAAGTACCAATAGTGTTAAAAGGACAAGCCCTTGGTGAAAAAGAAGGTGGCGTTGTCGACCAAACATTACGTGAAGTGGTTATTAACGTACTTCCAACAGAAATTCCAGAAACGCTTGAATACGATATTAGCGAATTAAACATTGGTGATGTTGTAACTGTAAATGATTTAAAAGAAAAATATTCATATGAATATGTGACTGACGGTGAAGAAGCAATTGTTTCTATCGTACCTCCTACACAATTAGGAGAAACTGATGGAGACGAAGAAGCTGCAGAACCAGAAGTTATTGGCGAAAAATCAGCAGAATAACATCTATTTATCTACATGAT
The genomic region above belongs to Massilibacterium senegalense and contains:
- the veg gene encoding biofilm formation stimulator Veg gives rise to the protein MAKTLAEIKRKLDEHVGKRLTLKANGGRRKTIQRSGVLEETYPSVFIVKLDPTENAFERVSYSYADVLTETVELTFQAK
- a CDS encoding ribose-phosphate diphosphokinase encodes the protein MTSLNNDSHFKVLTLSSNPELAHEIVEHIGVKMAKSTSKTFSDGEIQINIEESVRGCDVYVIQSTCQPVNDNLMELLIMLDALKRASAKTINVVIPYYGYARQDRKARAREPITAKLVANIIETAGATRVITCDLHATQIQGFFDIPVDQLLGVPILADYFEEQNLEDIVVVSPDHGGVTRARKMADRLKSPIAIIDKRRPRPNVAEVMNIVGNVEGKTCILVDDIIDTAGTITLAANALIESGAKEVYACCTHPVLSGPAIERIENSKIKKMVVLNTIPLPEEKKIEKIVQLSVAELMAEAIVRVQNKMSVSKLFD
- the glmU gene encoding bifunctional UDP-N-acetylglucosamine diphosphorylase/glucosamine-1-phosphate N-acetyltransferase GlmU, with product MTKRFAVILAAGQGTRMKSKLYKVLHKVCGKPMVEHVVDQVAGLNCEKIVTIVGFGAEKVKERLGDRVEYAFQEEQLGTGHAVLMAKENLAQYEGETLVVCGDTPLITKETMEALLNTHKQRGAKATILTAKMDQPTGYGRIIRNEQGFVERIVEEKDATPEEKAVTEINTGTYCFDNRYLFETLKKVGNDNAQGEYYLPDVIGILKNEGETIAAYVTPSFEETIGVNDRIALSVAEKIMKQRINENHMRQGVTIIDPNTTYIGADVQIGRDTIIYPNTMLSGRVTIGEDCQIGPNTEIENATIGDETVIRQSVVEDSSVGKRVKIGPFAHLRPASDISDDVKIGNFVEIKKSVLKQGAKASHLSYIGDAEIGENVNLGCGSITVNYDGVHKFKTIVEDDAFIGCNSNLIAPVRIEKGAYVAAGSTITNDVPHGALSIARARQTNKEGYAEKINQKKNS
- the ispE gene encoding 4-(cytidine 5'-diphospho)-2-C-methyl-D-erythritol kinase, which translates into the protein MKVSVKAPAKINLALDVLGKRPDGYHEVHMVMTTIDLADRIELMDLGEDRITLVTDYRFVPDDNRNFAYQAARLLKEKFHITRGVQITIDKCIPVAAGLAGGSSDAAATLRGLNKLWNLQLSTQELAELGSEIGSDVAFCVYGGTAIASGRGEKVEPISSPPPCWVVLAKPNIGVSTAEVYGKVQMETIQHANVREMVQAIEKQDYEGICEHLSNSLEAITMELHPEVEQIKEQMRRFGADGVLMSGSGPTVFALTKYESRMQRIYNGLRGFCDQVYAVRLLSESPLE
- the rsmA gene encoding 16S rRNA (adenine(1518)-N(6)/adenine(1519)-N(6))-dimethyltransferase RsmA, which gives rise to MNKDISTPNRTKEILQKYGFTFKKSFGQNFLIDQNILRNIVGHATITDESGVIEIGPGIGALTEQIAKQAKKVVAFEIDPRLIPILEETLTPYPHVTVLLQDVLKANVKEVIEREFEGIEDIMVVANLPYYVTTPILMKLLIEELPIRGIVVMIQKEVADRLSAVPGTKDYNSLSIAVQYYADVETVMNVPKTVFIPQPNVDSAVIRLTMRKEPPVHVQDTEFLFALVRASFANRRKTLWNNLVTFFGKEQKDKLAALLEQVNIDTKRRGETLTIEEFAVLSETLLPLKK
- a CDS encoding 50S ribosomal protein L25/general stress protein Ctc — protein: MSTTIVASPRKDTKRSTVKALRKEGKIPAVVYGKNLDTQAIAVDGLELNKTLREHGRNALLSLQTSDGQTHAVLVQEVQTDSIKRNWIHVDFHKVSMTEKIDIEVPIVLKGQALGEKEGGVVDQTLREVVINVLPTEIPETLEYDISELNIGDVVTVNDLKEKYSYEYVTDGEEAIVSIVPPTQLGETDGDEEAAEPEVIGEKSAE
- a CDS encoding small, acid-soluble spore protein, alpha/beta type; its protein translation is MAKRGVMSNQLKEEIAKELGIYDVVQKEGWGGIKARDAGNMVKKAIEMAQRQLDNKQ
- the spoVG gene encoding septation regulator SpoVG, giving the protein MEVTDVRLRRVNTEGRMRAIASITLDHEFVVHDIRVIDGNNGLFVAMPSKRTPDGEFRDIAHPINSNTRGKIQEAVLAEYHRVGEAELEEAGAS
- the yabG gene encoding sporulation peptidase YabG; the encoded protein is MQLKVGTMVARKSYGCDILFRITELDFENKIAILCGEDIRLVADAPFHDLVFVDEREKQKHKELEKKRQDETIRMFRQHYRVVQEKMTYLVTDEYTMQKSFFELPGQVLHIDGDAHYLSKCEELYKKLGVPFIGFHMTEEEMVKKVPPLFEQYQPHIIVITGHDAYLKQKGEVDELKAYRHTRFFIETVKKIRKRTLQLDYPIIFAGACQSHFEKLIRAGANFASSPARVNIHALDPVYIAAKCSYTPITEYLNVWEVLKHTITGEKGVGGIDTKGTLRTGMPFKK
- the purR gene encoding pur operon repressor; the encoded protein is MKMRRSGRLVDMTCYLLQHPHELISLTFFSERYEAAKSSISEDLGIIKTNFETQGIGSLITIAGAAGGVKYIPLMSEEESNEVIQVLSEKLEDPERLLPGGYLYLTDLLGDPKLMNRAGRLLASFFANQDIEYVMTVATKGIPLAYTVASYLDVPMVIVRRDNKVTEGSTVSINYVSGSTKRIQTMVLARRSLPQGSNVLIIDDFMKAGGTIQGMVNLLEEFNANVCGIGVLVEADSEDADVEERLVDDYISLVKLEKVDVKKKEISAVPGNVLQHYEKLLDRTK